The following DNA comes from Apis cerana isolate GH-2021 linkage group LG14, AcerK_1.0, whole genome shotgun sequence.
atttatatatatatatatttttatatatatatatatgtgtgtgtatgtatatatatatctcgcaaATATATACGTCCCAATCATCTTTCGCGAGTGGAGGCTCTCCTTTTTCTtaggaattataatttatatatgtaaattttcttcttgcgATTACATACTATAGGAAAGAGAGTGATTGGCTGGCAAGATTACGCACCCGCGGAATGGCGGAaacttatttacaaattttattatatattacaaaaacaatACCGagcacgataaaaaaaaatgttgttttGGTATGAGTGCAAATGGTCTACTCTATACGTCttgcaatttaaaaagttaactcctttgtacaaaatatcaattaattcatcttgagcaaaaatatttttatttctcgtcgAATTCGAATCCGTGTGATAATTATTACCACCAATTTTATTGCAGGAAACTTAcgtattagaaaatttattattatttatacgtaacgatttaactaatttaattaattaattatataattaattatatttatagatttatagagGTACAATAGGAAAAGTTTCTCCGAGTTATTATTCCTAAACGGGTTATTAATTTAGAGATTCGCTCTTTGGTAAGGTTACATTGTTTGTTTTGTGGAAAGTTATCCTTGAAAAGAACAAGACATTAAGagaaaacgatatataaatttatacacgcGACACGATTCCGATGCTGCGATCGATGGATGTATCGTCGATTCTCAAATTTTCGAatctaagaaataataaaaaggagCTCTTGcgcgttaaaaaaatatataggatCTAGGATCGCATCGATATCGATCGCGTCACATGGATAAATTTTGCATTGcacgattaaaattacaatatcattGAGAATGTGGATAATTCGatctaaattttacattacggTGAAATATGGATTGATAATCATCGATTttatacaagatattaataagatgTAAAGTTTACTGACCagctttttaatatcattgtaaaaaattatgttctcGATACgttaatcttaatcttaaaaactatcggaaaaaaaaaaaaaaaaagacgcaGTCAGTTATCCCGCAACCATCGCACATAAACATAGAATGGTGATCGTGTAAGTAGTAATACTTTCATGCATGATTTTTATtgcttctataaaaattatttggataggagaaaattttgaagagtataaatattaatttaattattgcaatttttattaacgctATCAATAAGATCAATGACGATTCATCACCATTATTCATCTACGGctaaaaaggagagagagagagagaaaaaaaaaaaaaaaaagatcaattaaCGTTTCGCTTATCGGTATAAAATACATCTACTTACACTAACACTCGTTTACATTTAGCCTCTTATTTCAGTTCGACGATATGTTATGTATATCATGTATCTAAACCTCTTCTTTATATGTACACAGAGTTACACAATATTGTTCCCTAAGCGTATCAAGCTTCAAGAGAAGACTTTCGTGTGCGACGGTCCAATCtacgaaaaaaattcgtatcgaAATCTGCACAAAGATACACAAGTggttaattatcgattattgataatgaacAAAGagatcgattgaaattttcttgcaAGCCATCCatataaagatgaagaaattgaACATGaactacttttttcttttgttttcttgCGGTTATTCGGTAAGACGATCCGTTTACGCGCAGCGGTAACTTAAAGCTTGTGTcgctttaaaattatgaattgtgTAACTGAGCGTTTCTCTGTTAAAGTTCGTGTTTCTGATAAAAACTTTCGCACTTTGTACACGGcacacatattaattattccattattattgttaGATGTCTGCTTACGCTATAGGTGGatcgtcatcgtcatcgtcgtctCTTGTGACTAGGACATTACCATAATGGTTTGGACGAAGCTGTCGAACTCGTTGTAACCATTTATATCGCCTCGCGACAAAATACAGTAATACGCTTATTACTACGAGAAAAGTTGGTATTAACAAGCCAGCGGCTACAGAATTacctaaataaaattcaaacagAATTTTGTCAGCAATTTTTGTCAGAATAATCGTAGCACGTCTTACGTAACCAATCTCTTTTTTACGatagtaatataatgatacaatGATATCGTTATCGTATgagtaatttatatgataaattaatagtatcgtattatgaattaaagaaaacagttatgataaaaatatatatcgtggaaaattttttctacgaTCCTTTAGTTtagcaaaatttaattctgtcttatagaattgtttaatttctataaatagtaaatacgAATAATGATTTGGGATGATTTATATACAGAGAAACacgataatatttgtaattatattgcgTGTATATACCTCCTGAATTGGCCATGACGTTTGGTTGATCAGTTACACTAGCAACCGTAGTAATTGTAACCTGGACGCATCGGCCTTTCTCCAGATCGTAACCTATCTTGCATTTGCAATAtgctttttctcctttcgaattttgaaagcatctttcattttcatcgCATTGATTCTCCATCTTTTGGGTATCGCATTGTTTGGTTTGATTTGTGACATTTCCTGCAGAAAAATCTGAATACACAATACAAATTAATCAGAATCCGGACGTTACGTcgaaattaatgttatatatacgaAGAAGATTCAATGTAACGCGTTACAAAGATTGGACGAATTGAAAGAAAGGAATACAAAAAGCTTTCCGAGTTAATTCACCTAAACAAAGGTTAATACGATTCACGATAGGCGAATGACAATGAAGATAATAAAGTCTTTAATGGATTGCGATAAACATTTTGAGCATTctaacgttaaaaaatatcatgcgtatatctttatcaattttaattcgacCAACGtataatgtatgaaaaaacACATATCTTATCATTTTAATGGATGATCGTTATCaactgaaaatttattgttattatattctatatctatCACAATTACTCGACaatcagaattatttttttaattttctttgtataaaaGACAGAGAGCGGTTGAAGAGTGATGTATCATTGCGACTCTATCGACACTGTACGAGTTGAAATTGGTTGAATCATTTAATTGAGACGAATTTTATCAGTTAAAATATAGAGGTTAACTATACCGATGTTAAATAAACCAAATTAACAGActttcttttgatttaaatcGTATAGTATTGTATAAACTCGATAAGCTGTTATCATGCGATGctgaaataatagtaataataacaataataatagtaataataataatattaataataataataacgatatttggaacgatttcaaataaatgaatattcaagAGATTAGAAACATTTGCAACTCGACTCGAAATATCACATTCAGCTTTccgcaattaatttataccaTTAATACGTGTCAATGAACTTTTCCATGATAACAACACAGAATTCATAGGTCAATCAAACAATGAGACCTTTTATTCTAATTCTACGTCATGCATTCGCATTTCTATTCAGAAGATAAAAATCAGGAATGAgacaatcgaaaaatattatttaatcatctaTATATGTGCTAGAGTCCTTGACTTATACTTAGATTGATTACAAAATTGTGTATTTTACGTatgtcatatataaaaatgcaatataaagaaagaattcatCGTAGCTATGGATAATCGtatctttcataaaataaattacattggaAAAGAGCACTATAGAATGACTAACGGAATTATCGCGCAACATTATTCATTTGCAAAGTTAATTATGGTTATAAAGTTAATGTGTTAATACGTTAACTGCACGTTAATTATTTCCTATAAAATGGAttgcgaaatataaaatgatattttgaatCGAATGTATTCGTGAtacgttttatttatcgtaCACCATTCGTTAATGAAGAATGAAAACAGGCGGTACTGATTCTGATATAAATACTGGTATTACTCTAGTACTGGTTTAGTAAAGCTACCAATACTCGTACTGATGTTAAATAGCGTTAAACGCTACGCATGGACTTTATTATCACATTGACTCATCTTCTTCGTTATGACCAAATACTGATGAGGAATTTTTTCaggaaattttgcaaaaatatcatACATATTCATCGCGATTCAAAAAGATAACTTTCGTtacataattcatttatatattcatggaAATTTCTTGACAGAAAGAATAACTAAACGTACAATTACTACAAAAATATCGTGTTATGTATCAATTACCGAATAATCGAATCAAATTGATTGTGCGATAACGAGCGTTTCCTACGTGAAACATTAAGCATTTATCTTCCATTGAGACAGAATATATAGTAATTGTGGTTTGAAACATGgagtatgaataaataaatcaagagAGAAACGATGAGCGAAATGAAATactatcgaaataaaaatacataattaaggGAACTTAATTTGATTGACCACAAGCatcaagagagaaagaaacgcaCGAATAGTTGGaccaaaaagaaattagaaagaaatagagagagagagagagagagagagagagagagagagagagagagagagagagaggggggtaGAGAGAGTGATGGAGAAAAAGCGGAAGAAGACTATTGTGGCCTTACAGGGGTGACCCCAATGGTTCGATTAAACCAACTAATTTTGGCTTCGCTTGGTACAGAGACACttgatttattctattaaactACAAATTATTTCTCAGAATCCATGCTTACCTGAAGCGTAATTGAATGGCGTTAGAAAAAGTATTGCCACGATGAGATAACAGAAAACATAGACTCGAATGTTTTGCattttcctttgttttttccttctcgTGTTGTCGCTCTCTCTTTGTCTTTCTCTCTATGTGTACTTCGTTCCCAATTCACGATCACATAATAATGGAcgcaattatttaaagaatatttacgaTCGACGCGTTTATGCCACTCGGAAAACGTAATGTTAAATGCACAAATATACACAcacgtattttattaaaatatttgcgtAGATAACCTAAAACTTTAGCACGAAACAATCAACAGGCACACGTATGCCGGCTCATCGCCGATCGGCCGGCCGTCACCAGTTTTGACAGATAAATGCTAGACCGCGCCGCAGAATGCGTTCAATCATCTGTTATTAAACGACCATTTGCAATTATCGAACTCAATTGACATCGACAATCGCATCACATATCGAGACATATCGAGCACAAGATGGCGTCATAGAATAGGCGCTTTGCTATTTGGCgcgatattcaaaattcaatttcatgtgaaaattatttaaatccatttttccattaatttaaacaatttttaattaatgaaaaaaattatgcaatgCATGATtaaacataatgaaaaattgtattcgatatgtttcttttttttaatttttttttaaatttcttaatttaaaaatgatattgcaaacaaataaaaatgacgATCAATcgtaatcttaaaaatctttttgacACTATTCTGAATTTGTgacaaatagatatttttagatcAAGTAAAAGTATATTTCGTATCTTCTAGAATGTAGATAATTTCGTCATCTAACTAGAAAGATCGATTTCtacagattatttttaaaaagtagaaTCTTTACTTAacccaaaaaatataatattcgtagaatatttttaaatatattatatgaaatgtgTTTTTGGTTAATCGCATAATTTGATGCTATGTTatttcgaattcattttttacacgttgaaagatattttctcTATTGGAATGCACAGCCGTTTAAAACAGTTGCGATGACAGCGGCACGTGTCATGGCGAGTGTGTTGTTATAAACGAAAGTCGTATACTGTTAGTCGTAGATAGAATTGAAAGCTATCAAttacaatattcaaaatgaagGAAGAAACAGTGTTAAGTTTAAAGTGGCACAGTTTTCCATCGCATTTGGCGGTTTCTCTCGATACATGCTATGAGAAGCAACAGTTTGTAGATCTTTCTTTAGTATGCAAAGATGggacaattataaaatgtcaTAAAATGGTATTGGCTAATTCGAGCTCATTTTTCCGTCGTTTACTAGTTGCCAACGATCATCCTCATCCTATGATTATTCTTCACGATATTGAAGCAGACGATCTCAAGACTATCGTCAATTTTATGTACTGCGGTGAAATACAAGTGGTTCAAAGTGAGGTTAGAAGGTTGTTAAAGTTGGCCGAAATTTTGGAAGTCACTGGATTACGACATATTAAAACTTCCGTTTTGGTAGGAG
Coding sequences within:
- the LOC107999908 gene encoding uncharacterized protein LOC107999908 is translated as MQNIRVYVFCYLIVAILFLTPFNYASDFSAGNVTNQTKQCDTQKMENQCDENERCFQNSKGEKAYCKCKIGYDLEKGRCVQVTITTVASVTDQPNVMANSGGNSVAAGLLIPTFLVVISVLLYFVARRYKWLQRVRQLRPNHYGNVLVTRDDDDDDDPPIA